In the Osmia bicornis bicornis chromosome 6, iOsmBic2.1, whole genome shotgun sequence genome, CCAAGAAGCTATCGAATGCTGAGGAATGAGTGTTCGTGTAAGAGAGTGCAGTTTCCTTTTCATCTGTATAAATCCGTGCACCTGGCCTCGTCTGGCTTTTCTTATGGTGCGGCCGTACGATAATAAGATTTCGACATTAAGTAGAACATATCAACGAATCCACGTACCATTGATTGTGTCCATTCGTCTGCCAGCCGTTCCTTTCGCTGTAAGCCCGTTAAATGAGTTcgttatttcattaattaacaaaatgaattttttaactttaccATTTCTTTACAACTAGACACGTTtacatttcaaaattgaataataattaaattatataaaatggcAGCCAACGTGTTAATCTATTTTTGCggataaaattacatttaattaatattcaccATGAAAAATTCAGTAAAAGGATCTGACTCAAAACGCAACCAGATTTATCAGATCACGTTCCATTAATACTTTCACAGCCAATGAATTTCACTCGATTCTAAAGCTACAAAGTTGTGCAATTATGAGGGAGATAAACGTTCGAACATCCGATTGCACGTATCGTGCAACAAATCCCTCGGTGGATGAATTTTCCATTAAACGTATCCATCGATGATACAGTAAAGGAGATGTAAAAAGTAACAATAACGTGACATACTGCAAAACGATCATTTTCACCGTCGACATTCGACATATGTTAACGCGTGAAACTTGAACAGAAGTTGTTCGACACGTTCGCTCGTCCCCGTAATAGCCAAGATACAAGGTGTTGAGGCAATCACGGTTTATCGATCGAAGGGTTCAATTAGCACGTGAGTCGCTAATTAACGCGTGAAATTAGGAACGATAGGTAGAAACGAGCCACCACTTGATGCACCGATTCGCCGAATCAACGCTTCCGACTCGAATACGCGTTTACCTTATCGAATTCCAGCCAGAATCACCGTTTAACTCGTTAAAGTGGCTGCTCTAATTGAACGGGACACGGCTCGTTGCCGTTCTACGATCGTATCGTTAAAAACAATATTCCCCCGTGTTGGCGATTTTGCAACCGACCGTTCTACCAATTCCGTCTGAACGCGGAGAAACGCGGCCAAAGATGATCGTTGGcttcgaaagggttaatgaataattatgCGAAACGGGACATCTGTTCTTCGTAGAAACATTTGCAAACGCATTGAGAATTAACACGACGCTTAGGGCGAAAGGAACGCGCGCACACATAAGCGTGTACACAAACGCATATacacagagaaagagagaagggagAAAACACCCGCCTAGGGAACGAGTAACGACATTAATCGCGAGAATAAGTTTGAAACATCGACGAGATTCTGTTGAAAGGATTTGCGCGCAAACTGTGTATTTTTCTAATGATTTTAGGACTcgtcgtttctcttttttccttccaTAAAAAAGAGGCACGAAGTCCTGTTGCGTTTTCGATTTCctttatcttctttttcttttctctagGTTTAAGAGAACGTTAAACGTGTATATCTATGAGTTACCAAATAAATGAGACCGGTTAGAAAATCTTTGTCTAGTCTTTCTCCCCTTCAACCAACGATagattttcttcgtttctcaTCGAGGATCGCGAATGGTAAGTATTACCTTGATGAATTGACGACCGTTCGACCGGAAGCGTATCGTCGTCGACGTAAAATTTAACGAGAGATCGAAGAAACGGTGAAAGAAACGCGGGGGATGTTCCGACAAGACGCGACGAGGAGAAAGTTCCAAGACTTTGTCATTTTTATCGTCGGACCCGATATCCGCGTCTGGTGATTGGCTCGCGAAACTTTCCTGATCCGTCTTCCCGTCCGACTTGCGAAGGGGTTGGAAACAACCCACGGCAAGCTCGCGTAAATCAAGCGATCGCTTCCAGACACCTGTTATAATGCAACCGTTTGTCAGTTTCTCTGGATAGACTCTTAAAAACCCAAATAACACTATCGATCGATATCGTCCATTTTGGGGGATGGaaagttgaaataataaattcttctCGAAAACAAAGAGAGCCACCCTATCGAAACTAAATCCAGTTTCCCTGAAACGAAAGAATGAAGCTGATCCAAGGGGACGGCAGGGCAATAATTGGCGGAGAGGATTCAGAAGGGGGTTGGTTacgcatttttttttttttcgacaaCAACAGGGAGGGAGAAATGATAGGGAGACCGATTGAAATGCAAATCGAAGCGACCGAGGTTATTTCGGTGTACACGAGGCCGTGACGTTGTCCCGTTACACTGTTCCAAATTCGATCGTTTCTATCTCCCATGGGTGCCAGCGACACCACAAACAACCGAGCTCGttgcgagaaaaaaaaatctcgCTGTCAAACCACGGTCATCGACGTTGTTGGAAGCTCGATCACCGTAGTAGACGACGAATGTCATGAAAAATTTCGCGGTGCAAACTTTATTCTATcacattaaattataattcttttCCCTTGTAGAGGAATATAAGGGATACAAGGGTGGGCCCtcgtaataaataatttataaggGTGGACCTTGACCCATAAAAggggataaaataataaatatttggaaaGAGTAGGTCTTGATCCATAAAGAGAGATGAAATAATAGATATTTGGAAAGGGTGGGCCTTGGCCCATAaagaggaataaaataatataataaataacttttaatttaaGTTCGATTTTTTAAGTCAATTATCTAGATAATTGCACTGAATTCGAAGCTTTTATATTTCGATATCTCCTTCGAACATTCCTGTTCGAAGCTGTTCGTATTTATACttagaattttataatatttaaatccCGAAAACTTCCGCTTTCGATGCTTAATTAAAAGATCCAATCGAATCTATTCTGGGAATTCCTTTGTAACTTATTCTTTCAGTCTCTCTCTTTATCGAGCAATTTCTAATTCGAAACAGAAACAAAGCCGACGTAAACGAGCAGTTATTTGCGCGATACACATTTTTCAGGGTGGGTCCACGGAGATTTTCCTTATCTTCGCGAAGCAGACCACCCCTTTCGAACCGGCGGGAACAGCTTCGAATCCGGTCGCGATTATCGACGATATCTCGTGGGAACCCGGCTATAAAAGTAATTTCATCCGGAGGGAATTTAATATCTGAACTCTTAATTTTAAACTCGGTACGCGTACAAACGTGTCACGCGTTCAATTTTCCAATCGTCCTAGCTCGTTCCATCATCGAACCATTCGAACGGCGTTAAAGACGTCTCCCTCGCGAGGTAACTCAGGCGTGAAACACGCGTGCTTATCTCGCCTGAACGACTTACAACATTCGTGCACGTGGTGCCGGTTACACGTGCAACTGCACGCGCCGTTGGATCTAGCTTGATAAATAAAACGATAACAACCAGGTATCGCGCGAGTAGCGTTCCCATTAACGAGCAACGCGACTGATCCCGCGATCCGGCGTTAATTagcttttaattaacattgtccCGTGGGCCAGGCGACCAGTGGAATTTATGTAACTCGGTTGGCTTGTTTCCGCTCGGTGGGTTACGTTTTCACTTCATGACTCCTTTTGATCCGCGTCACGGTGGACAGGAATTTGGTTAATTATTCGACGGACGATGATACCTTTACGACAGAGAAATTTTACGAAAATATTGTTGGACGGGTTGATTTTAACTTCGACGTCCAATTATTTATGGATTTCACTGCTGAACAGGGGATGAAATTTACCGATTACAGGGTTGAAATAACGTACAATTAATGTATATGTTATCGGCTATGTATGAAAAATAGATCTAAATcctggtataaatgatattaatttttcccaaaattagaattttaaattaaaaaccttttaactaatttttagaataatttacaaaatccTTGCAATGCTTAGGAAaagtttatataatattaaaataattctgatattttatactttgccTCAAAACGCCAGGCATTCTATAGAATACATTGCCGGTAACATATTAAATGATTCAGTGCTCTAAAATTAGACAAATCACAGAGCTATAGTTTGAAATACGCTTacacattttattaaaaaatatctcgACGCACTTACAGCTACCTATACTCGTACTTTAGGCTTCGGTATCTGTAAACTACGTAACATCGTCATACATACTGGTATGTACAGACCCTCGAGATGTTACTCGAGAGAGTTTCTAGGGCGAACTGGTTCTCTCAATGGACGCTTATCGTTTCTAACTGAACGAGTTTTCGTTGTATCTACAAAGCGCTCGTATCTCTACCTTTCCCGATTCAATGTTAGAACTGTGGCGTTATGATTATTCGCGATAATGATAGAATAATATCGAGTAGACCTATCCTTTATACTTATCGTCGAATTGTCTTACAAAGAGAAGCTTAATCGAATATTATACATGTACAAATACACCGTGCAAAATGATCGAATGTTCTCTTCAATAAtcaaagtaataattaaaatagataATTAGTTGTTTCATTAcgaatttttgtaattaaatgcgTTGGATGGAGAATGATTCACAAAAAGTTGATTATAAGTTTGTTGAATGAAAGTTGGATAAAATTGAAGGGGACATTCGAAGATTTTCCACGATATCGTAGCCGCAGATTTCTCTCTAGAAATTGGCACTAAGAATTCAAAGATAGACGAAGGAATACTGTTGGTAAATATCCTCTAACCCTCGGCTTCTTCGAGCCTTTCCCCGTCATGGGGACGCTTCTTCAAATGGTTCCCAAGAGGACTCTTTCAAAGAGGACCCTCTCGATCTTACTTTCTACAATTTTCTTCTTAGACACAGCAAAGTCACCCTTGAAATTGGCCCCCGTCAGCTGTCTACGTTGCTAAACCCTCCTTTCCATCCATGGTAATTTACCGTCCAAAATACCTACTACACTTGGTactataaataatttgaataaaccTATTGTTATAGGTCCTCTGTATATTTCAAGTTATACACcatttagaaatttataataaaaatacgtATTTTGCACGGTActttacaaaaagaaaataagaagaaatgaAGGGTTGAACAATTCATTAATACCCAAAGTTTGCATTTCGTGACCACAAATTTTCAGTAAATATTTACAGTCGCATTAATACTCTTAGTATTACAAGTAAATACTTATTCTTACCTTATTACCTATTTGCATTCACTTTTGTTTACGCTTTGATAACAATGTACTCGAAGCTTTGGGAATTAATGGGTTCAGCAGGGGGCCGACGAGACATCGTTGTTCAACGACGGAGTAAAATCTATGCATACAAGGTTGCTTGTACGTTCTCCCGAGAGTCAGCACCAGTCTCGAAGCTATTTAACGGCTAACATGCTTACTAATTCGAGGATGCACGTCGACGTGCGTGTACTTATCTACATGGAAGACGAACGTGACTCGCAGGGAGGTGGTGCCGCGCAAGAAGGAGAACGTCGACGGTGAGGCTGTGATAAGCACCTGTGTACTGACTTCCGCGTTAAACTCGCTTAACGGCcggtgtaattaattaaaggaCAAAGTTTAATGTCCTGCCGGAAGAGCTCAACGAGTTAAGCTACTTAATCCTCTTCGTGCCCGCTGTTTTACCATTTTTCGTTGTCGAAACGACGCCACTGATGGaagatttaaaaagaaaaaaattacatttccgATGCAAATTTATAGAATAATAATCTTTCTCCTCGATGGAAAATAATTATGCATGGAGAATGATTCACAAAGAGTACCACAAAGAAGTGGAAAGGATATGTTAAAGGAGATAGAATGCCGGCATAATGGTGGATTACCGTTGGACGTTGAAGAAAAGTAACAAAGGGAAGGAATGTAATCCGATTCTACTTCTTTTAAATTAGAACCGACGTGTGCGATGGTCATTACGCCACTgtgatttttcaaagaaaaccTTCGTCCGTCCTGAAGCGAATCAGGCTTCTTCTTTCATTCGTAACCACGCGTCTCTGTGAAATCTGAATCCCTTCGTAAGAATTTCGTTTGTTCTTTCGATGGTTAGcttgaaaattgaaacgatTCGGTTACACGATGGCGTCGATCGAACAACGAGAtggtattaaataaataacgcGTTCAAACGTTAATATTACAAGGTTTCAATTCCATGAATTGATAAGGCACGTGGAGGGTTGTGTTGTTGTGCTCCACCAAGAGGTGACCCCGTCTAGGAGACGCGCCTACGACCAATACCGTTTCACCCTTAAGCAGAACAACCTCACCCTCACCCTCTTCTGAAAACAGAAACAAATCCTCGTTTATCTGGAAAATGGAAACTGCGAACAGACGAGTGGAACATCCAAGAAGATTGCAAAGATCGCCCAAGGATATACATATTTAAGATCCTATCTCGATTGGTGAATAATTCTAGACTGAAAATTCGAAGACGcccagtcaaagggttaatagcCAACAGAGATTCGAGAAAAGCATCATCATAGTAATTTGGATTTTAGATTTGGATCAAAGTCTATTATACGATCtataaattgataaattgaTAAATTCCCTTACCTGGAAAAGGCATCTTCATGATTCTTGTCTGAGGGTAACCCAATTTCGTATTTCCTGTAACGGTGTAGGATCTACTTGGTGGAACAGGTGGTGGTCGTTCCTGAAACAAAGTTCCAAAGTTCCTGGTTAGAAGAAATTCCATAGAAACGAGATTGTTGGAAAGATTCTCCAAATATCTCTTTACCAAATCGAGTCCAAAGAGGGTGCACGTTTGTTGGATCATCTTCTGATCGGCGCACTTCTCCGAAGGATCGGGTGGTGGTGTACCAGCGATTGGCTGTGGCCTGGGTCGGGTTCCGGTTCCGGTTGCCGTACCAGCCGTAACGTTCCTTTGAACGGTTCCCGTGTTGGCCGACGTGGGCTGTTGCGGCTTCTTCTGACCGATCCCGGAAGTCACGCCTATCGTGGTCTTCCTCAAAGGCCATCTTCTACGCACTCGCCAGCCTCTCCACGTAGCCTAACggtaaagaaataaacgatacccttgtaaatttctttaacCTCCATCTAATATCCTGCCCCACGAAAcgaaataaatgatatttttctttaaatttcaaataccCTTTGAAAGAGTATAAGGCGGAAATTTGAAGcaagaaaataaaggaaatctCGCGTTTTAGGTTTCCGTAGTAATTAGGAGATAAGGTAACCGCGAAAAATTGCATTACTTGTATCACGGTGGCGGCTTTCCTGCGCGTTTCCGAGCGCAGATTCTCAAGCTGTTGCCTAATGCCCTCGCTCAAGAAGATGTGCCTTTTACCGAGAGCCCAGCTGGTACTCGCGCCGAATTTGCTCTTCAATTGTTGAGCGTTTTGCAGGATAAGCTTCGTATCCTCTACGGCTTGCTCCTCCGCACGGCGAAGCTGCTTGAATGGCGCGATTAGCCTGTACCTTGCGTTGAACGCTTTGAAACGCATTCTATGTGGATATCCTGCAAGTTTTCGTGATGAATTCACCctttatattcattttattatgcAACTCATccgaaaaagaagagagaagtTGTCAAGTTAATTGACAGTTCCTTGGGGAAAGAGCAGACACGAGCCACCGAACGATTACGGGCTAAGATAAATTCGGTCTTTGAGATTCGAGTTTCAAGACGTACCGCCAGCCATTAGATTCACTGTCTCCAGAACTTGAAGCGATCGTATCTGACGCATAGTCACGGCCCTGTCTAGATGGAGGGGTGTCTCGGTGCCGTTGCTCCTAATGCACCTAACGAAATGGGGTCGCGCGTGGACCAGAGTTCTCAGCAGATTATCCAACCTCGTATGAAAGTCCTGTGTTAACGTGGAGATAGGCTCGTCGCCGTTCAGACTGGAAACGAAGAGAATTAAGCTTCGTCAAGACGAAGATTTAACAAATTCTTCGTTTTTAAATAGGGATGCATTTATTGTCAATCGTTAGACAGATGAGAAACTTACAGATCTGTGTGAGAAGTTGGTGATATCCTAAAGCTGACACCCCTTGGTACTGTGTCACTCGCGTACAATGCTTTCAATTCACTGCCAAACAGATGAGTGGCGAAACCAAAACTGCAGGTGTGTTTGTAAAATACAGCTACCAAGTCGTCAGGTACCACGTCTTTGTTGGTATCTTTTAGAAAGAAGAGTAATTTGTAAGAAATTAAAACGCATCGTCGACTCCGCGGACGAATCTCTTGATCTCTGTAAGAGACATTCCCTTAGTACAAGGAAAAAGTTAATATCAAAGTCAGAATTTCCAAGTTTCTACGTCTCAACGAAAATGAGAAAAGTAGCAGGCGAGTTTGGAACTCGGTGCGTCGCCGACTATCCGGACGAATTCATCGTATTCATAAGGGAAGTTAATATGAGGGAAAAGTCAATATCGAAGTTAGAATCTTTAAATTCTACGTTCTCTTCGAGGAAGAATTGAAAAGAGTAAAAGAGGATCGCGGTGCGGTTATTTGAATCTATAACAAATGAAATTCTAACTGAGGTTAAATCCTCTGGAAATTGTTCTATGCGTACCCAGGAAATCGGACGCGTCGTAAGTCACTCTTCCAGCGAAATGCTGAATCCCGAAGGACCTGCCATCGACGGTTCTAGGTTCGAACAATCGTGGATTTTGTTTGTGTTGCACTTTCACCTTTGCAACGTAGCTTTCAGCGGTGCCCCGTATCGAACACTCGACGTCCAGCATGCTCAACAACCCTGTACGCTGAGGAACGAATGATAGATCTCGTCACACGAATGATAGATCTCGTCAATTTCCAAATATGTCTTAGATACTCGAAGTCTGATGGCTCACCAAGGAGGATATCAGATCGATACACGGCACGTTGTCGACGTAGTCGACCTCCACGTCGCATCGTATACCCTCGTCGCGGCAACTCTCGATCGAACTCTTGAATATGTGGGTGTTGTAGAAGTGTTGCATCGTCTCCGCGCACAGATTGATACACAGGTGTTCCAGCTGGCTTGGTTTCGGATCCTCGAACCCGAACATGTCCAGGATCCCGATGAACCCGTCTGTCGCGTGTCTGACCGCGTTGTTCAACGCGGTCATGCTCCTGGAACCGGTGCCACCTGCACATGACACGAGAGATCCATGCTGAtaggagagagaaaaaaaaatgggcaCCCAGGCGTCACGATAAGGGTGTTAATACGTTCCTTACTTTATtcgtataatatttaaattcttcTAAATAAACTTCGGTAGAACGGGGTCCTTTGTATAATAAGTAGGAAATTATCTCCGATGATTTGAATCAATTTTCTTATATAAAATGGGACGtggttattttcattttttttttacaatattcTCTACCAACAAAAATAACAAGCTAGAACTTATAATATAGAGTCTCCGCAAAAATCTATCTTCGCAATTTGATTATATATACCTGCAGAGCTACCAATGGTAGAAGCATGCTGACTGGTCACCTCGGCCTGATTGTGAACGGACTCGTTCGAGTCCGAGGACAGGGTACCAAGCGTGGAGCCTAATCTCTTCAGGCTGTTCGCTCTCCTCACAATAGTAGCCACGGTGCGACAGTAGAGCGCTTTCGCCAGTGAATCCCTGGTCATGTTAGACTGCGTAAAGAAACACCCTTCAACATGATTCCTCTTCAACAACGCGCAATAACACGTAGAGCTGCAAGGAACGAATCAACAGTACCATATTCGCATCGCAAACTGACTTCACCAGTTGGCCACGAGCATTGTGAGTCCTGGAGGTGAGTCCTCGCAACAAGGCAGGCGGTGGTACTCCTAGCAACGCTGCTACCGATGCTAATTCGCTTTCCCCGATCACTCCCACTTCTACGCCGGGTCTGTCCGCGAAACCCACGTTCCCGAGGATCAGCACAGCGGCCAAAACTCGGACCACGTCCAGGAACGGTATACCTAACACCCCTGCAGAGGAATTCCGGTGTAATTCGAAGGATTGGACTAATTGGTTCAGGGACGAAATGGATCATCGCGAGGGTAGCAACATACCGAGACATGCCTTCCAAGCTTGAAACCTGACAGCATCCTCGGCCTCGTCTTGCCTGGTGTCTCCATGCTGCAGGTACCTCAGGTTCTTCAGGTTGTAACTCTCCAAATTAAGTTTGACTAtggagaaaatgaaagaagaaattctTTGCAATTATCTCTATTATATCTTACAGTGTACTACAGTGTTATCTCTGTTCAAGATTCAATGTTCCTTGCGATTGATGATTGGTATTCAATGATCTACCTCGTTCCTCGTGAGACAATCCTGCCAACATCTGATAAAATATATGATAGTTCTTCTCGTCCGGCAGGGGCCTGATGACTCGCGTTTGGTCCAAGAAATAACAGTGTATCTTCGTCCTGTACAAAGCGCCGTCCGTAACCTGAACCTCGATAAAGTGGCCCTATAGAAAGAAACGCCTTAGTCTCGTCGATTTCTCGGTGGAAAAACGATCGAGGAAGTTTGTCACGTACTATCCTAGAACTCTCCGAGTTGGTGGCAGTCTTAGCGGATCCTAGAGACCTGAGAACCGTGAAAGCTGCAGCCAAGTGTTTAAACGCGTCCGTTTCTGGACCACCTCCAGCTACGTCGAACAATTGCCTGAGTAACAGCATGGACGCGTAAGTTTTTCCCGAACCACTGGTTCCTGAAGAGAACACGGTTCAAACGTAAATGTAActttattttcctttgaaaaattataaggAGGTCGATTGTTTACCGGATAGGATTATCGCTTGCGGATAGCCGGTTTCCGATTGCTGTCGCACGGCTTCCTGAACGACTTTGTTCAACTGGGGCGCCAATGGTACGGCCCTGGTGCTCGTTAAGGTCAATGGATTGCCGACGTCCGTATAAGGATTGATACAGACCAGTATCGGGCCCACGTTCGTCTGAAATGCATTTTCGGTTATCTTACTTGTTCGAACTGCCAGTTGCTACCCCCTTTTGACATTCGCATCGCGGCTTTGTAGATTGACACCGGGACGACGGTATCGCCGTTTGTCATTATCAAGCTACGGCTGTTCGGACTCTGAACACCTTGCAACGAAAGCTCTCTACCTACCAGATGATTAATCGTGACTCGCAAGTCTAAGAGAGTTAATGACAGCAACACGTGACGTTGGGACATTCATCTTGCTTTGACCTGGCCGAATGAACGCGACGGTTTGTTATCCGCCGGGATGAAAATCAATTGTAGTTGCGCGATAATATTTCGCGGCTCGTCGTAAATTCCTGGATAATAGCCCTGGAATTGGGATAAAAGAAGAGTCGGAAATCGAGACAGTTTGGGCGGGGAAGGTTGGAGCAGCGACGAGGGGAACGGCGAGAGAGGCGGCGAAGGGGGTAAAGAGTAAGAGGGTGGTGCAACAGGCTACGAGCGGCCAGGCTTTGGCGGGCCTTGATTCCTATTAGAAGCCCACCTAGAGAAAGCAACACGCCGTGGAACGAACAAAAAGGTGAAAAATGCCCGAAAGGTAAGTGGGGAGAGTAGAACCGGTCCCATGTCAGGCCCCATGGGCTGCGATGCCCTCTCGATTCTCGCTGCCGAGAGCTTTCGAGCTGCCTGCTAGTATAAATTGCTCGTGCTTAGATTCTTCTTATGAATATCATTTGCCTCTTTCTTCGTTCATTAAAAATACTTAATACGTCGTTAAAATCTTTAACAGTATCTAAATTCAGGCAACAATCTCGATGCATCTCGGCTTCGTCGCTGTTTACGAAGCAATAAACGCGTCAGATAAAGGAAGGAAGATTCGAGACGTACTTTGTGAGACTGATGTAGGAAAAACGAGGAGAAAATGAGCCTTATGTTCTAGCAGCTGGTCGTGTCTGAGAATCTAGCAAGACGAGCATTATGAATCCCGAAGGAGGTAAGTTCGATCGATAGAGAGAGCATAAAGGATCAATTAGCGCAGAAATTACGAGCACCCTTATAAATCTCTAACGAAGTACATGCTGAATAATGAACCTATCTCGTCTAATCGACCTCCATTTTTTGTTCTCTTATTCTTGAAACTCGATGGcattttttctctctcctctcTATATTTCATGGGATCTATTATTCTTGTTACTCTATATTAATCGCCATCTATTGATAGGATCGTAAGCTTCTGTAATATATTAACGTAATATAAAATGAACATTGTACAACGtgttataaaaatgaagaaaatggtaaaaatgtcttaaaacgaggaactatgatgaaaattaaacacTCACGTGGTATTGTTTCGCGCAAAATCGAGCCTGCAGACACTTGAGCACAGCATCTTCCGTTAGTGGTCCAGGTAAATGAATTAGGTCGTCCAAGGTCGTGGCGGTTGGAGGGCCTGACGTGCCGGTGCTGCCTTTTGTAAGACATCGATGCTGACCCTGATTGCTCTTCGCGTTCTTCACATCGGCGATGATGCTGGAAATGGGTGGCGAACGCAGACATCCGAGTGCTGTCACGCAGGATACTATACCGTCATCCGGTATTCCATTATGACGCTTTGGAGAATCTAGATCTGTAAAGAAACGTGGAAACGATCTTACGATAACTCCTGACACACTATTCCGTGACAAGTTCTCGACCAAACTAGAAACTTAAAAGTCAAAATGCATTGATTTGAATAACTTCAAGGCCAACTggtttcataattttcaagattcaagaaatgtaaaaaataaaaaaggaagcgAAGAGAGGAAACAAATAGAAAGCAAACGATAATAACGAGATCTCGATCAAATGGAAACGAATCGCGGTTAACTGTACACGCGTGCAATTTATCCGGGTCGAAGCGGGGCTCGATTAACCGGAAGGAATTCGAGATCAGACGGGGGGCTATCGAGCGAATAAACCGTTCTCAGCGTGCAAACAGTTTTATTTCTCTCGTTGGTTGAAATCGCGAAGGGTCCCATTTCAAAATAAACCATGAATCGCTCCTGCTCCGATACTTTCCTTTATCGttgttttttaaacaattcaaaaatatcataaatgttattttacgTCATCGAAGGTACCATTAAATTATCAACGAATAATACAAGAAACCCTATAAATCTATTCCTAGAATTATTCACAACATCCACCGCGGATCTCCATAATCAAATCGAAGATGgaggaaaaaattaaattttccttccaTCATATTTCATCCCCTCGTATCCCACATCAGtctatttctctttctcctgtCTCTGTCATACAAGAATCATCTTCGATCACCCACTGTGTCCCAACATGCATCGTGTTCCGGTGAGATACGCGTCTACAGCCGGGATACTGACcggatattaaattattagcTGCGGTCGAGTTGTGGCCAAGCGTGTTCGCGCCGGCGTGATTGACGTGCGGATGAACGATCGCGGACGCCGTCAACGTGTGTCCCGAAGGATGACCGAGGCCATGGGGTAA is a window encoding:
- the LOC114873494 gene encoding unconventional myosin-IXb isoform X3; amino-acid sequence: MATLGLSKVFILDKYFTELQKFWETEKKLQDASSSNEAVHLQQRLRSLSTELVTLRNRLHVNQPPNNSGPNVVASAPLSKSPEKGVVPSSPAPAVPPRTTLPLAGTLPHGLGHPSGHTLTASAIVHPHVNHAGANTLGHNSTAANNLISDLDSPKRHNGIPDDGIVSCVTALGCLRSPPISSIIADVKNAKSNQGQHRCLTKGSTGTSGPPTATTLDDLIHLPGPLTEDAVLKCLQARFCAKQYHTNVGPILVCINPYTDVGNPLTLTSTRAVPLAPQLNKVVQEAVRQQSETGYPQAIILSGTSGSGKTYASMLLLRQLFDVAGGGPETDAFKHLAAAFTVLRSLGSAKTATNSESSRIGHFIEVQVTDGALYRTKIHCYFLDQTRVIRPLPDEKNYHIFYQMLAGLSHEERVKLNLESYNLKNLRYLQHGDTRQDEAEDAVRFQAWKACLGVLGIPFLDVVRVLAAVLILGNVGFADRPGVEVGVIGESELASVAALLGVPPPALLRGLTSRTHNARGQLVKSVCDANMSNMTRDSLAKALYCRTVATIVRRANSLKRLGSTLGTLSSDSNESVHNQAEVTSQHASTIGSSAGGTGSRSMTALNNAVRHATDGFIGILDMFGFEDPKPSQLEHLCINLCAETMQHFYNTHIFKSSIESCRDEGIRCDVEVDYVDNVPCIDLISSLRTGLLSMLDVECSIRGTAESYVAKVKVQHKQNPRLFEPRTVDGRSFGIQHFAGRVTYDASDFLDTNKDVVPDDLVAVFYKHTCSFGFATHLFGSELKALYASDTVPRGVSFRISPTSHTDLLNGDEPISTLTQDFHTRLDNLLRTLVHARPHFVRCIRSNGTETPLHLDRAVTMRQIRSLQVLETVNLMAGGYPHRMRFKAFNARYRLIAPFKQLRRAEEQAVEDTKLILQNAQQLKSKFGASTSWALGKRHIFLSEGIRQQLENLRSETRRKAATVIQATWRGWRVRRRWPLRKTTIGVTSGIGQKKPQQPTSANTGTVQRNVTAGTATGTGTRPRPQPIAGTPPPDPSEKCADQKMIQQTCTLFGLDLERPPPVPPSRSYTVTGNTKLGYPQTRIMKMPFPEEGEGEVVLLKGETVLVVGASPRRGHLLVEHNNTTLHVPYQFMELKPCNINV